CAGACCGTAGCAATCGGACAAGGGCCCATCCCTGTCAGCACCCACAGCAAGGTCTGAATCACCTGCTAGACTCCACACTGGACAGCCATATGTCCCAGGTGTGGGGCACCATTGTTTGCTCCTTGTGAATTATTTGCAATGTAGAACCTCCTGTTATTAAGATGGATCAGCAGCACAAGTTAGTTTGAGTTGTAATGGGTCCCATCATGGGAATCAAGAGTGCTGATTTTTTTAGGGACTCAAGAGTGCTGAGTTAATTAGACATGGGAGGAGTGGAAGTACAAAAACAACCAGTGTCCTTCTCTAAGAAGTTAAACTTCAGAAAATTCTTTTTGTGAGGGGAAGCTTTTAGAAACTTTTATGCTAGACTTAACGCAACAATAAGTAGTTGTATCTTTCTtgtgcggcgccgccgtgaCAATAAGCTGCTCGCTACCATTCTCACCATGAGTCATCTCCACAGTGCACGACTACCTGACAAATGCTGTTCCTTCCATTGGTCCCGCATGACATTACAACCAGCAAACCCTTACTTTCTGCCACCTGTTTGGTGTTCGCTGAGAGGAATGAGCTTGAGGTGGGCGTGGACTCATTAATTGCTTCAGGACTGAGAGAggggcagagtggtttggcgCTCTGCATGCCGATATCAGGTCGTCTTGTGAATTGGGAAGGTTTGGCATGGGGTGTGGGTTGGAATAATTTGAGTTAAAACATAAATTATTTGGCCAACTCTGGCATACATGCCTACTGTACCTAAGAAATACTAGGTATTttgccaaaataaaataaactttGGTATACATCTGTACACTCATGATCAATTGTGGATCCCTGCATCTGGGACCAGTTCTTATTTCTGGTAGTATAGTGGTGGACAAGAACAATAAATGTAAAGAAATTAGTGCACCGAAGTGGATGGCTCAACTACATCTGGTCTTCTATTCATGAGAAACTCTTCCTGCATACTAAGACGTGCATACTATAAGTTTGAAATGTCGATTTGGAGGAGTGCGGAGTGACCAAAAGTCAAACAATGATGGATGAGATTGTAAGGAGAATGTGGTTCTATTCATGAGAAACTCTTCCTAAGATGTGCATGCTATAAGTTTGAAATGTAAATTTGTAGTTGTGTGGAGTAACCAAAAGTCCAACTTATGTTGCATGACATTGTAAGGAGGACGTGGTTGATTGAACATCACCAGTTAAATATTGGATATTTTTCTGTACTCTTTGGAAAACCTAAGTCCTCTCGTTGGCTATGATATGGAAAAATTATGTATGATATATCACTATTACCCACCCTTTCTAAATGTGTGTGCATGTAGAGTCAATGGTTCCTATGAAAGTGTCATCATGTGAAGGATTCTTCCATTTCATTATGTGTTTGTTGAAAACAGCATTGGTGTATGGTTGTTGAGCTTTATTCCCAATGTATTTGTGGAAGGTTCTCATCCAGCTATTAATATAGTTCTTTTCTCGATGACAAGTCATTCATGATTGTTTCTGAATTTGGACCTTCAGTCTCAGCTTCCATCCAACTTCAGATAATTTTCTCATGAGCCCTTGCATAGTAGGGGTTCTAAGTTTTCGCGCAACTGGATCATCTTGTAATCAGCTCTTGCAAAGCTTAGTGGATGTCATGTTCCCAGTAAATTACAAAGGGATAATGGCCCTCGGACCTTCTTGAGGTGACCCATTTGATCCCGGAGCTAAGAGGCACGATGGTGCCTTTGATGGCATCCACACCTCAAGGGCAGGGAGGGAGAAGACTGGAGAAACAGATCTGGTTATTCGCTGCTTAATCCAACCAAACGATGTGGCAGCCCTTATATAGAGGGTACTTGTGCGTTTGTGCCTAACACAAATAAGTGAATAACTAATCTTATCCTTCCTAACTTAcaaatatgaagaaaaaactgtGGGGAGTAAACCTATAGAGATTACTCCCATATATCTTGAATAGCTGCCTCGTTGGGTGCTGCTCCAAGGGCTCTACGGTCTACGCCTATGAACAGTGGGGTTTCTAAATTTATCTCATTGCTATTGACTTAAGACAATTCTAGATTGCTTTGTTTCGCTGAGATATTAAGGGGGGAATTTATAGCTTTTTTTGGGTTCCTTTTAACATATGTACTTCAGCAATTCTGTACTGCGCAAATGAAAACTCCATGGACTTGGTTTGTCAGATCTAATTGTTGTCAGGCGGTGACTCTTGGCATCCTTAAGCAATACTCCACTAGAGCAGCCATCTGCTAGGCCTGGCATTCACAACTGATCATCTGTTCTGTTGTGCCGTTTGTAGAACCTATTTGCCTGAATACTGACATACCATGTACCTGGTGTTTTATCATCATCTTTGACAATTTTACGGTTGAGTTGTGTCGGTTTAATTGGATCCTGGGGATGTTCTAGCGTCCGGTGTCTTGGTTTCGTATTCTCTTTTCCTTGTTACCAACATATATAAAAGTAATAATTGACAATGTCACGTATTATGAAATTTTAAACATTTCCGTTTGTGCTTACATCAAGACATCTCACATTTGTCATCGCATTGGCTACTGCAGTAAGTTCAGTTGATAGTGCATTTTTATTGactactttgttcatatgGCTTGCAGATGCCTGTTTATGCCAAAGGTGTCTCAGTTCTGATGCCAGGACACGATGTACCAACATTCATCGCGTATCCTGCTCCAGCACCTTGCCCCCCGGAGAGGATCCGATGGCCATCGCATCAGCCCACTCCGTTCACTGGTTCCTCATCAGGTCCAACCTAGATGGCGGTACCGAACACCCTTCCGTCTCGTCATTCCAAATGGCTAGTGCAAAATGCAGGCGGGATCATCTCAATCCGCAGTGAGGGGGACAGTCAAGACAGGTTCTCTCCATGTTTGTACAGTTTAGATCTTTGTTCCGAGCAAGTATTGCCGGTTCCTGCTGTATTATGGCGGGAGGTCGGCGGCTAGTGGATCCATGAAAATGGTTGCTGATCCCACTTGCCCGGGTAGTGTTAGATCCCTTTGTTTTCGTTGGTCCTAGCACCATCAGGCTTGTAAGCTTGTTAGATGCTCGTAGATGCGCCGTAGATGGATATACACGTCTTTTGTAAGCTCGGAGGATAAATgtgaagctagctagctgttaATTTCATGTCCTTCTCATGTTCTTCTGCGTGGTTGAACTTCATCAGTTTCTGGCACCTTTGACGGGGAAGCAATGGTGTGTGCACAAATACTCGATCCATTTCCACGTCTCAGATTTTGAAGAAAGTTTAGATTTCACCCTCAAATGTACCAAAATCACCATCGACTGTAAATTGGTATTTACACCCAAAAGTTGGTAAAATTAGATTAATCAAGGCGTAAAGTGGTATTCGGTCCCTAATCAGTTCGTCcacgggaggagggaggcatGCAGCATGGCTTCCACGCATGCAGCCAGCTGACGTGTACGGTGTACCCGTTCTGACCAGTACATCGTCGTGGCATTGCCGTGCCGTCATGTTTCATGCTGCACAGGAATTATTTTGTTGGAACACTGCAAAGTTTCGCACCATGTCCCttgccttcttttctttttgcagccTAGTCCCTTGCCCATTGGTATACAAGGATTGAAATCTTATCCTATCGAGGTATCATAAAAGAAAATTGATCcaatatactccttccgtccagaAATAAGCGGCTTCACTtgtttcgggacggagggagtacgtgaATCATATTCTTTCCTCGCACATACTGACAATATATACACGGCATCCGTAGAAAAACGATTTTTTAAAGAACAACAAAATCATGTACACGATAAAAGTATAAAACAAATGTTGTACCCAAAAAGTAGAAGAATGATAAGAAGCTCTCTTTCTCGGATCCTTTCGCTGCCGGAAAGGAAAAGGTACGAgcaggaaagaaaaaactccGGATTGTTGTGAGAAACTACAGCCAGATAGATATACGAGGGGCTTATCTCTAAATTAAAGAACTTGGGGAGCATGTCGGCAAAACCATCTGATCGCGTGAAGCCAAAGCcggtttcataatagatcctTCTCCCCTGCTGTTGTTTGCAGCTTCAACGAGGGTTCAGAGAGGGGGAGAAGACAAATTTCTCTTGAGAAGCGCGAGAGACCGCAGAAGGCTGCGGATATGGAGCACGAGTTCCAGGTACATGATTCTCTCGTTCCCAATCCTTCCTGCTCTTGTTTCCGCGCTAAGACATCGAGATTTGATGCGTCAAGAAAGATGCCTTCGTCTCTCTCTGGGCACGATTCGTCAAggttttgttgattttgactGGTGAGGTTCAAGGGTTACGTAAGGAATGGGCTATTGAAGCTTATGTGAGATCAACGCTGGAAGATAGGTATGGGAGATAGCTGCCGTAGAGCAGATTTTAGGATGGAGACCAGATATCTGAATATGATGAGGGTGatccctccttttcgaaaactGAATCTGATGATTAGATTAGTTAGTTGCTCTTCAGTTAATCGGTTTGCCCGGTTCAGATCCAGAGCACGCCAAAGTTGGGAGATGGGTGTGTTGCATGAGAGTTGCTCATCAATCTTCGGAACGGTGTTCTCGTCCTGTTGGAGTACAGTAACCCCAAAGAAGAACATATTGAGATGGAAAAATCTTTAGTAATGTAGATTTAAATCTTTTAGCAAAGCAGTCTTAGATAGTTATGCTTTCATGGTATGGATGAGCATCCATTTTAGTACCCTTTGTTAATTGGATAAAGGTATCCACTATCACCATCAGATACTGAGCTTTCCACTCTTGTTCTGTTAATAAAGAAGTAAGAAGCTCCTTTGAACTTGTTCACAGTTAATTCATGCAAACATTTTGTTGTTACAGAGTGAACTTCACTTTCTGCATAATAATACTAATACCGTAAATTTTAAATGGTCATTACTCACTTAGGATGGCAAGGAGGAGGTCATCCAAGCGTGGTACATGGATGACAGTGAAGAAGACCAGAGGCTTCCTCATCACCGTGAGCCGAAAGAGTTCATTCCTCTCGACAAACTTTCAGGTCTGTCCATTTGCTGCTGAAATTATTCACTGTACTCTGTGCATGAACTCTAATTGAACTAATGCTGATAAACCTGCTGGATGCTAAAATTGTGCACGTTTCAAATGCACAGAGTTAGGAGTAGTAAGCTGGCGGCTAAATGCTGATGACTGGGAAAAAGATGAGAACCTCAAGAAAATCCGTGAGGCCAGGGGATACTCTTACGTGGTTTGTCATTGATCCTCTTTGGTCACTTCCGTTTTTGTATTTCCATTTTGGTTGGCAAAGTTAAAGTGCTATGCAGGTAGTAGAAGGAAACAAGTGTGACAAACatgttctgtttttccttCGCAGGACATTTGCGACGTGTGTCCAGAGAAGTTGCCAAACTATGAGGCCAAACTGAAGAATTTCTTTGAAGAGCACTTGCATACAGACGAAGAGATACGCTATTGTCTTGAGGGCAGTGGTAGGTGTCTTCTTTATACTTTTGTTCGGGCATTTAAGAGGAGAAgtattttactccctccgtccaacaaaggatgtctcaacattgactaaatttgagtgcatctatacactaagtcacatctagatacatccaaattttgacaaacttgagagatcttttgttggacggagggagtatctgttTTGTTTCCAGTAATAATCATGGTGGCATTCTTTCTATCTACTTTAcccatttgtttttcttatatTGTCAAGGATACTTTGATGTGAGGGACCAAGATGAGCAGTGGATCCGTATAGCAGTGAAGAAAGGGGGCATGATTGTTTTGCCTGCAGGAATGTATCACCGCTTTACGTTAGATAGTGACAACTACATCAAGGTATCCTTTCTTCCTTTGCTATATAGCAATGAATTAAACTGACTAGACTCTGTATTCTTTTGTCTATCCTTGTGTAATTTACTTGTGAATTAATTAGTGATAGTTTCAATCCTTTGAATTTACAACGGTGCTACTTATCTTTGGTGTCGCAGCACAGCTAGATACTGTCTTTGTGAAATTCAACTACCGGTTATGCCTTTCTATTGACTACATATTCATAAAGTTCTTTTCCATGTCCATATTCAATTATTCATAAGCAGCGTCACAGTCTAATAATGGAGAgtgatatttcttttcttctttcttacaATGTTCCACAGGCAATGCGGCTCTTTGTGGGAGAGCCTGTCTGGACTCCGTACAATCGTCCTCATGACCATCTCCCAGCTAGGTAATTTGTGAAGTCTTAAGGCTTGTTCTCTGTTTGAAATGTCCCTATTTCTGTTGTACTTTCGACCGGTCCTTATCGCCCTGACTTATGGAACTTCGGCATGATTTCAGAAAGGAGTATTTTTCCAAAATTATCAACAGAGGTGGGAATCAAACTGTTGAAGCTCGTTGATGTTGTCTAATGTTTGGCCGATTGGGTCTTCTGTATGTACTACTCCCAAAATACTGAATAAGACATGTGATTGTCTGTCACAATGTAATCCTACCAACATCCTGTATCAGTCAGTGGTAGTCTGAACAAGTCTTTCCTGAAAACTTAGCATATGCTAGTGTTTAATTAATAAGTACACGCCCGCATTTCAGTGTCAGCAAGGGTGTTAGTGGCGATCAATGTACTTGTGGTGTCTGATGATATGGTGGTTCGGAATCCCATCTCAAATCTGAATAATGTTTCGTTCCCTGCATTCATTTCCTCCAGCAGGACGTCATATCGTTGACCATGGCCTTGATCCATTGATGGAGTGCCCTCGTCTTATTCGAGCTACTCCCATCTCAATGGACATTCTTCCTACACGTTTTTGTCCATTTGTGTGTCCATCTTGTAGCACTGGTTCCCAGTCTGGTCACTCACGAACCGCTGCCAAACACTTTGTGTTGCGAATTGGGAAGGTGTGGCATGGACGTGGGCTGAAATAATTTGAGTACAAACGTAAGTTATTTGGCCCAGCTCTAGTAAGAGAGAGATACGTATGTCAGCGACATAAGggtcactgacatgtggatccCATAGAGGGAAGGGGCCCCACCACGTCACCTGTCATACGTCAGAGGACCCTGCTCTACTCGGTGTACACACCTAAAATGTACCTATGAAATATTAGGTActttgtcaaaataaaatacactcTCGTATACATCCTGCACACTTATGCTCAAATGTGGATTCAACTATGTTGATTTGGAGGGTTCACATTCTAACTTTAGTTTCATTTCTCATATGATAGATATAAAATCAAACTATTCTGTGCAAAAGACCAAGAGGGTCCTCTCAATATACTTTGATAATTCTAGATCTAGCGGGCTTAGTTAATTTTGTTTAGTACAATTTCACGTAGAGGCATTTCAATTTGATGTTTTAGTAAACGATCTGCTAAGTGCATGTACAAACTGTGCTCACAATCTGAATTTTAAGTCCACACACTAATCACCGTTGAGACTCCTCCTTGGCAGCTCCGGCTCCACAACAACACGAGGTGCATGCTGGAGAGCCGACTACCGAAGCCCCACGACGAGCCATCTTCACTCACCACCTTTGTCATTGATGAACAAGACGCTTGGTGCCAACTTCAAAAGTgatgcctccaaggagggcaTCGACAAAGAAAGCACCACCGCCATCGGAGCCATGGTCAAAGATCAACACCGCCCAAAGCTGCAGCCACCAAGATCCCCACAAGCCAAAACAGCAACTGCCTACCTCAAGCTAACCCATATGACACCGAGAAGCCGAGGAACCACCACCGGGCGACCAAAAACCAGAAGGAGGAGGGATGGGTATAGACAGGACGACACTAGCACCAACGTAGAGCAAGTCATGCACATTGTGTCAAGTACACCACCGCCTCGCCCACAGAGGCTAAATCCACTAGCCAGAGGCTACGTTTTGACCCCACCAAGCCAAGTTCAAGGGGAAAACCCCCCAACTCCCGTTGGCCGCGCGGCTACCACAGGCAACATGCTAGTTCATAACACCCGCTTAGAGTGATGCGGTTGCATCTGGAAACAAAATCAATGCACAAAGATACCCCCATTAAGGTCAtgtatacattttttttggagaagATATCAATTTCAGTCATGTTGTTTTGGTCATGAGAGCTTGGTTCTGTGGTTGTATCAAGTAACTCGTTTTGTGCTTTTCCCCTCACCTCGCGATTGATCatattcttttaaaaaaaaatcaagatacTCTCTTTATTTCTAAGGCTTAGTTTGGCATTGAGGAATTGTGATGttctgaacttattttataatttgttgTGAAAAACTACAGacgaaaataagaaaaagttggttagccatacaacaaaaaccaaaagcTAGTTGGAAAAGATGGATTATCAAAATCCAACATTCCAACTCAATGCCAAATGCagcctaaatataagatgttctagtttcGTCTTAAAGACAAATTTCTTACAAGTTtaattataaaaaaatatgaacatCTAAGAAGAGTGATTTAGAACAAAGtggaacatcttatatttagaaacggagacaGTAAGGACGTGTTTGGTATCTCGCACGGGTCTTGGCTCGCACCCGAGCTGCAGAGCGACAGACGTTTGGTTTCCTCGCTCGCATCCAGCGCCTGCAGCCGCCATGCAAAATACCCCCTCCGAGCCTgcacccaaaaaacgtggggaTCGGCCGTTTTTTGGATGCAGCGAATGATTCTCCCTCCGCTGCCTCCCCGCAACTGCAAGTTTGCCGCCCCTGTTGCCTCGGCCACCGTCCCACCGCTGCTCCGGCCACCgctccttcctccgccgccttggCTGTCGCTCGCCGCCCGCTTTCCGCGCTCCGCCCGCCATCTGCaattccgccgccgccgctcctcgccAGCAGCAGGTCGCGCCACGGCCTACAGCCGCTCTCTTCTAACTCTCCCAGCACCGGCAGCTCTTCTTCTTACTCTTCCAGTGCACCATCTCGTGATCTCGTCCAGGCTCCGCCTCCGGCATGCGACAAATACCAAACGACGGGCTGCAGGCGGACAGTGCACCCCAGCTGCCGTATCTCCGCTGCGATGCGAGCAATGGCCGGCAGCCCTTCCAAACAAGCCCTAAGTTCCTACGGATCAATTTGTGTGAGATTTTTGTAACATTTCAAAACATCAAAAGATAGCTTTTTTGCTACGttagaaaaatattattttaatTTCCTCTAGCAAAGACACAAGTTCACAataggaaacaaaacaaaaatcacatGGGTCAGCCATTTCAAATCGCCGAGCTTGTTATGTTAAGCATTAAAAAAGACAGCAAATTGCAAGTTTGCAGCCAATACCACCTACTCAAGCAACAAGTAGGCTGGGCGCCAATACGGTCCAAAAATAGGTCCGAACAACGGCTGCCTTGCTGGAACATGCATGGCACGTGCTCAGCAGCTGACAGAGAAGGGGGCCGCGTCTCCACGGGAAGCCCCACCATCGCGTACCAATTTGAATTTCGAAATCGCATCCACGGACGAGCCGCCGAGCCCTCTCTTGTTCttctcattttattttcttcccCATTTCTCTCGCACGCCTCCCGTTCCGTTCCGCACCGAGCTccctcccccacctcctccgccgccgccgccgtctctcATCGCGTCCCTCCTACGAGGCTACGATAAGCCCCCACCCgtccgcgctgccgccgccgtcgacgggAGGCGCCGCCACGGCGAGGGCACGGTGAGGTGAGTCGGATTCAAATCCCTCGGCTCAGATTCCAGATTTCGGCCTCATGAATCTTGGGATTTCTCGAGTTTCGGCTTGGAATTTTTGGATGTATTGTTTTTACGGTATATTTTGGGCCTTGGACCTTGTTCTGATCGTTTTTCTTGGGGGGATTCTTGTTTAGGGATCCTATGGGGAGCTCGGAAATGGCGTCGCAACCGCAGAGTGACAGCGTCAAGGTGGCTGTCAACGTCAGGCCGCTCATCACGTCGGAGCTCCTCCTTGGCTGCACTGACTGCGTCACCGTCACCCCCTGCGAGCCGCAGGTATAATTGTCCTTTTCCGTGTGGCGTCGGATGGTCTTGAAAAACATGCGCTGTTAGGATTACAATTTGGTAAATGAGTATATGATATCGAATCAGCATAATATGTTCCTGGAGTTGTTTATTTTGTCGACCAATTTGTCTGGTTTGTTGCCATCTGTTGGTTAGGAGAATCACGTCTCTGTATTCTCAAAGAAATAACCCTGCCATCTCTGGGATTTTTAGTTTATTGGAGTGTGTAGTTTAATTTGGCCGGCCAGATCCACCAAGGGCTCGGGTGCATAGGGAAGATGCGGGATGTGGTTTCTATGCTTATGACCATTGTCCTTGCTGATTTTGAGCATAATCTTAATGCGTGTTATATTTAACACTAGGTTTTATTGTGCTTACTGGATACAATACTGAATCAATACAATCTATGTGGTTTATAGGTCCAATAGAGGCTAATATCACTCTTTTGTGCGCTATTGTAGGTCCAAATTGGGCCACACGTCTTCACTTATGATCATGTCTATGGCAGCACGGGCTCTCCATCCACACTGATATTTGAGCAATGCGTGCACCCACTAATTGACTCATTATTCTGTGGATACAACACTACTGTGCTAGCTTACGGCCAGGTATTTCTTTTGTATGTTTAAATAGGCAATTATAATTAGTTACTTTTATAGCTTCACTCGTAACTATTACTATTGTTACTTTAGCCGTTGGTATAACTTTTAAGGACTGTTTTGTTAGAAAGATGTTTTACTTTGGCATCATGATAGATGCGAGGCATTCATCTTTTTTATATTTGTGCTCGAGGTTTATCCATCATTTCGCACTGTGTGTAATATGTATGTTACACCGAGAGTCATTGCTGGGCAACTATGGCTTTAGTATATCAAAGTACATCATAAATTATATGGTTTGGCTATTATCCTTCATTCTCTTTTATGGTTTGTGAACTAGTATCATGTTTAAAATGATCTTGCCACTTTGCTTCTAACAATACAAAGAACACTTATGCGCCACCTAGTTACAGGATCCTGAATGGCTAGGTCTCGGGCATACAACATAGAAAGTTGCACACTAGCAATTAATGTAATTATAATGTTACGACTATTGTTTTAGTCAGATGCTTATCAAGTGACttaccttctttttcttttgcatacttcTTTAGACTGGATCTGGGAAGACGTACACGATGGGTACCAACTATACTGGTGAAGCGAACTGTGGAGGAATAATTCCACAAGTCATGGAAACAATATTCAGGAAAGCTGATGCAATGAAGGATGATGCAGAGTTGTTAATTAGGGTATCTTTCATTGAGGTATGCTAGCTGTTAGTATTTGTCTTTACTTTTTTGGTTCCAACATATATTATGCGTATCATCATTTGGTGAGGTGTTGCTGTTCACTTCAGATATTCAAGGAAGAGGTCTTTGATTTGCTCGATGATCCAGGGTGTGTTGCCAAAGCCTCAGCACCTGCCAGAGTGCCTATTCAGATTCGAGAAACTGCAAATGGCAGCATTACACTTGCTGGCGTCACGGAGGCTGAGGTCAAGtcaaaagaagaaatggcctTGTACTTGGCGCGTGGGTCTTCTTCACGTGCTACTGGGAGTACAAACATGAATAGTCAGTCAAGGTAAGTTAACCAAAAGTTTCAAGTCTATACACATGTAAATTTACTCTATTCGATTCTTTTTTACATGAGCACATTTTCTGTCAGAAAATCTTTTTTTAGTTGTTCTGTGTTGTAGTTGCTAAAATGGTTATATGCTCGCTTTAAGTGGTTAGTGAATGCACAATGAAACTGGCCTTGATCATCCTGTATATTTAGTTGTTCCCTTTTTGTattgccatatatgttttttttctcaagaaaaTGTAAAGACATCTGTGTTTATTTTATTGGAGAGCTAGGGAAAAAGTTCATAGGCCTCAACCGAGGCAGGGTACAGCACTATAACACACGTAAATAAAACACGGCAAGTAAATGTTAGTTGTTTGATCATTATTTAAACTAGTTTGCTGAACTGATGATTCTTTATTTgaccgatttttttttgcagccgTTCTCATGCAATCTTCACTATTTCTATCGAGCAAAAGAAAACCTCAAATTTTACATCTGACAAGACAACTAATAATGATTATGACATATTATCATCAAAGTTTCATCTAGTTGACTTGGCTGGTTCTGAAAGGGCTAAACGAACAGGAGCTGATGGATTGCGACTTAAAGAAGGCAAGGAATGCTCTACTTGCGTTTGTAGATTTTGGTTTCAATATATAATTAGTATACtgatttattttgtgctatttattttgttgataTAGGAATACACATAAACAAAGGACTACTAGCTCTTGGAAATGTTATTAGTGCATTAGGTGacgaaaagaagaggaaagaaGGAGCATTTGTCCCATATCGTGACAGTAAATTAACCCGCCTACTGCAGGTATGGatattaatatattggtatttATATTTATGTTATTTTGAATTCATACATATGATTGGGAAAATGCACCATTGCTTGCAATGCATATCCTATATTCCTATTCTTATGTTTGTGCCAGATGTGTCACTTTCTTAAATTGTTGGAACTTCCTACAGGCTACAACCTTCTAGCCCAGATTCAATTTATACATGTCTATTGTTGCCTATCAAACTTTATAATGCTTGAATACCCTTTTCCATGTTAGTCGATGCTTTTGTTTACTTAAGATACACAAACACATGATCATTTGTATTTCTATAATATCTCGCCTTATTTTAAGCCAGAAAACTGAACTTCCAAAATGTAAGATGTTGTGTGTCACACCTTTGCCTTGATACATTTAGAACAGTCCATGGCTAGCGCTAATTATTTTCTTGCAGGATTCTCTAGGTGGAAATAGTAGAACTGTTATGATTGGTAAGTCTAATTTTCCA
This is a stretch of genomic DNA from Brachypodium distachyon strain Bd21 chromosome 1, Brachypodium_distachyon_v3.0, whole genome shotgun sequence. It encodes these proteins:
- the LOC100837759 gene encoding 1,2-dihydroxy-3-keto-5-methylthiopentene dioxygenase 2, yielding MEHEFQDGKEEVIQAWYMDDSEEDQRLPHHREPKEFIPLDKLSELGVVSWRLNADDWEKDENLKKIREARGYSYVDICDVCPEKLPNYEAKLKNFFEEHLHTDEEIRYCLEGSGYFDVRDQDEQWIRIAVKKGGMIVLPAGMYHRFTLDSDNYIKAMRLFVGEPVWTPYNRPHDHLPARKEYFSKIINRGGNQTVEAR